The following are from one region of the Sandaracinus amylolyticus genome:
- a CDS encoding c-type cytochrome domain-containing protein, whose amino-acid sequence MRRALVLVVVLLGACEPPRLGLDRREPNPTCRGRATFPDVLADTGCFEPGSSTPIAALLPYDVRVPLWSDGAEKERFVALPDDERLEVDDEGRVVLPPGGVLVKTFRAGAQPIETRLLVRDEQGVWHAATYLWNEAGSEARRFEGGTVERGGLTWDVPREDECFDCHVDAAGVSLGLELAQLDTDVAYAATGRTASQLETLVAIGALAREGLEHEHTPYEPDDVRAYLHVQCAHCHRPGGSATVAIDLRADTDERWMNVIDQRPERGDPEGEAGILVAPGAPERSVLYQRLTSDDPTWRMPPLGTRRVDTAGVARVAAWIEAMGE is encoded by the coding sequence GTGAGGCGCGCGCTCGTCCTCGTGGTCGTGCTGCTCGGCGCGTGCGAGCCACCGCGGCTCGGGCTCGATCGCCGCGAGCCCAACCCGACGTGCCGCGGTCGCGCGACGTTCCCCGACGTGCTCGCCGACACCGGCTGCTTCGAGCCCGGATCGTCCACGCCGATCGCGGCGCTGCTGCCCTACGACGTGCGGGTCCCGCTGTGGTCCGACGGCGCGGAGAAGGAGCGCTTCGTCGCGCTGCCCGACGACGAGAGGCTCGAGGTCGACGACGAAGGACGCGTGGTGCTCCCGCCCGGCGGCGTGCTGGTGAAGACGTTCCGCGCCGGCGCGCAGCCGATCGAGACGCGGCTCCTGGTGCGCGACGAGCAGGGCGTGTGGCACGCCGCGACGTACCTGTGGAACGAGGCCGGCTCCGAGGCGCGTCGCTTCGAGGGCGGCACCGTCGAGCGCGGCGGGCTCACCTGGGACGTGCCGCGCGAGGACGAGTGCTTCGACTGTCACGTCGACGCCGCCGGGGTGAGCCTCGGGCTCGAGCTCGCGCAGCTCGACACCGACGTCGCGTACGCCGCGACCGGCCGCACCGCATCGCAGCTCGAGACGCTGGTCGCGATCGGCGCGCTCGCTCGCGAGGGGCTCGAGCACGAGCACACGCCCTACGAGCCCGACGACGTGCGCGCGTATCTCCACGTGCAGTGCGCGCATTGCCATCGACCGGGCGGCAGCGCGACGGTCGCGATCGATCTGCGCGCCGACACCGACGAGCGGTGGATGAACGTGATCGATCAGCGCCCCGAGCGCGGCGATCCCGAAGGCGAAGCGGGCATCCTCGTCGCGCCCGGCGCGCCCGAGCGCTCGGTGCTCTACCAGCGCCTCACGAGCGACGATCCGACGTGGCGCATGCCTCCGCTCGGCACGCGACGGGTCGACACGGCCGGGGTCGCGCGCGTCGCGGCGTGGATCGAAGCGATGGGCGAGTGA